One Streptomyces sp. CNQ-509 DNA window includes the following coding sequences:
- the glnA gene encoding type I glutamate--ammonia ligase → MFQNADEVQQYIADNDVKFVDVRFCDLPGIMQHFTVPVDVFEPDGQLMFDGSSIRGFQAIHESDMALVPDLSTSRLDPFRKDKTLNVNFFIHDPITGEQYSRDPRNVAKKAEAYLASSGIADTAYFGPEAEFYVFDDVRFETKANAGYYHIDSEAGAWNTGAIEDGGNRGYKVRYKGGYFPAPPVDHFADLRAEISLELAASGLQVERQHHEVGTAGQAEINYKFNTLLAAADDLMLFKYIVKNVAWRNGKTATFMPKPIFGDNGSGMHCHQSLWAGGEPLFYDEQGYAGLSDTARYYIGGILRHAPALLAFTNPTVNSYHRLVPGFEAPVNLVYSQRNRSAAIRIPITGASAKAKRIEFRAPDSSGNPYLAFSAMLLAGLDGIKNKIEPAEPVDKDLYELAPEEHAAVPQVPTNLPAVLESLEADHEFLLQGGVFTADLIETWIDFKRTQEIAPIQLRPHPHEFELYFDV, encoded by the coding sequence ATGTTCCAGAACGCCGACGAGGTCCAGCAGTACATCGCGGACAACGACGTGAAGTTCGTCGACGTGCGTTTCTGCGATCTGCCGGGCATCATGCAGCACTTCACGGTGCCCGTGGACGTCTTCGAGCCCGACGGCCAGCTCATGTTCGACGGCTCGTCGATCCGCGGCTTCCAGGCCATCCACGAATCCGACATGGCGCTCGTGCCGGACCTCTCCACGTCCCGCCTCGACCCGTTCCGCAAGGACAAGACGCTCAACGTCAACTTCTTCATCCACGACCCGATCACCGGCGAGCAGTACAGCCGCGACCCGCGGAACGTGGCCAAAAAGGCCGAGGCGTACCTCGCCTCGTCCGGCATCGCCGACACCGCGTACTTCGGCCCGGAGGCGGAGTTCTACGTCTTCGACGACGTCCGCTTCGAGACCAAGGCGAACGCCGGTTATTACCACATCGACTCCGAGGCCGGCGCCTGGAACACCGGGGCGATCGAAGACGGCGGCAACAGGGGCTACAAGGTCCGCTACAAGGGCGGCTACTTCCCCGCCCCGCCGGTCGACCACTTCGCCGACCTGCGCGCGGAGATCTCCCTCGAACTCGCCGCGTCCGGCCTCCAGGTCGAGCGCCAGCACCACGAGGTGGGCACCGCGGGCCAGGCGGAGATCAACTACAAGTTCAACACGCTGCTGGCCGCGGCGGACGACCTGATGCTCTTCAAGTACATCGTGAAGAACGTCGCCTGGCGCAACGGCAAGACCGCGACCTTCATGCCCAAGCCGATCTTCGGCGACAACGGCTCCGGCATGCACTGCCACCAGTCGCTCTGGGCCGGCGGCGAGCCGCTCTTCTACGACGAGCAGGGCTACGCGGGCCTGTCGGACACCGCCCGCTACTACATCGGCGGCATCCTCCGCCACGCCCCGGCGCTGCTGGCCTTCACCAACCCGACGGTGAACTCCTACCACCGCCTGGTCCCCGGCTTCGAGGCCCCGGTCAACCTGGTCTACTCCCAGCGCAACCGCTCGGCGGCGATCCGCATCCCGATCACCGGTGCCAGCGCGAAGGCCAAGCGCATCGAGTTCCGCGCCCCGGACTCCTCGGGCAACCCGTACCTGGCCTTCTCCGCGATGCTGCTGGCGGGCCTGGACGGCATCAAGAACAAGATCGAGCCCGCCGAGCCGGTCGACAAGGACCTCTACGAGCTGGCCCCCGAGGAGCACGCGGCGGTCCCCCAGGTCCCGACGAACCTCCCCGCGGTGCTGGAGTCCCTGGAGGCCGACCACGAGTTCCTGCTCCAGGGCGGCGTCTTCACGGCGGACCTGATCGAGACGTGGATCGACTTCAAGCGCACCCAGGAGATCGCCCCGATCCAGCTCCGCCCGCACCCGCACGAGTTCGAGCTGTACTTCGACGTCTAA
- a CDS encoding transposase domain-containing protein yields MVDEVLAEAGRTQQRIRDLPSRVVLYMLLAGSLFPGIGWKQVWQRMTAGLEGLATARRPAPWPKPAGGPVSGRCATCSTCCVDRLPGSGPWERGGEGCWSSRCWSPTRLCDWPWRMPPAPDRRPTRAATPIRVGRDPRQLFWRHVRDWPGGAHPVHKKTENRGWQRELMSRVIAVQSLFPGFPSRSPEPAL; encoded by the coding sequence ATGGTCGACGAGGTTCTGGCCGAGGCTGGCAGGACCCAGCAGCGGATACGGGATCTTCCCTCACGTGTGGTGCTCTACATGCTGCTGGCCGGGTCCCTGTTTCCCGGGATCGGCTGGAAGCAGGTATGGCAGCGGATGACTGCCGGCCTGGAAGGGCTGGCGACAGCCCGACGGCCGGCGCCTTGGCCCAAGCCCGCAGGCGGGCCGGTGTCCGGCCGCTGCGCGACTTGTTCGACCTGCTGCGTGGACCGGCTGCCGGGGTCCGGACCGTGGGAGCGCGGTGGCGAGGGCTGCTGGTCTTCGCGCTGCTGGTCCCCTACCAGGCTCTGCGACTGGCCATGGCGGATGCCACCAGCACCCGACCGGAGGCCGACGAGGGCCGCAACGCCCATCCGGGTGGGCCGCGACCCTCGTCAGCTCTTCTGGCGCCATGTCAGAGACTGGCCAGGCGGTGCACACCCGGTGCACAAGAAGACGGAAAACCGTGGGTGGCAGCGAGAACTCATGAGCAGAGTTATCGCAGTCCAGAGCCTGTTTCCGGGGTTTCCGTCCAGGTCACCCGAGCCCGCTCTTTAG
- a CDS encoding LVIVD repeat-containing protein, which produces MTDRQGISRRGALRASLAGAAAGAAGVAAPGTAAADGGAGAAVPAGRARHVEAVGYSDLEHRPAFKMAVREKRGRWYLYTGHFWDSGWSVVDVTDPARPEVVAYVPGPENTWTLQVDLHGDTTVTALEQVFPNFGGDPAAPFEEGVLIWDIADPVRPRRLGHYRTGGTGTHRNLYPGGRYVHLAAGAPGFSGNIYVILDISDRSRPREAGRWWVPGQRDDEPAPAGPGRGEAGEVAGAGGFCCSAGHDVSLHGPPYPVGNLVYLPYGGAGLVVLDIADPARPRQVGRLSFSPPFHSRFGVHGVLPVPGRKIAFANSEDVSYGTGPAHHASIVDISDPRQPFLLSLLPVPTPPRGAGYPDFSTRGGWSGPHNINHHQHHPDVQRHDGLLHVAHFNAGLRIYDVSHPRLPREAGHFMPPEPTRRYGPMPEGALALQTEDVVVDRRGYIYITDKNQGLWILRYTGPRP; this is translated from the coding sequence ATGACGGACAGGCAGGGGATATCGCGCCGGGGTGCGCTGCGGGCGTCACTCGCGGGCGCGGCGGCGGGTGCGGCGGGTGTCGCGGCGCCGGGTACCGCGGCGGCCGACGGGGGTGCGGGGGCGGCCGTGCCGGCCGGCCGGGCCCGTCACGTCGAGGCGGTCGGCTACAGCGACTTGGAGCACCGGCCGGCGTTCAAGATGGCCGTACGGGAGAAGCGCGGCCGCTGGTACCTCTACACCGGGCACTTCTGGGACTCCGGCTGGAGCGTCGTCGACGTGACCGACCCCGCGCGGCCCGAGGTCGTCGCCTACGTACCGGGGCCGGAGAACACCTGGACCCTCCAGGTCGACCTGCACGGCGACACCACGGTCACGGCCCTGGAGCAGGTCTTCCCCAACTTCGGCGGCGACCCGGCGGCGCCCTTCGAGGAGGGCGTGCTGATCTGGGACATCGCCGATCCCGTACGCCCGCGCCGGCTGGGCCACTACCGCACCGGCGGCACCGGCACCCACCGCAACCTCTACCCGGGCGGCCGCTACGTCCATCTGGCCGCCGGCGCACCGGGCTTCAGCGGCAACATCTACGTCATCCTCGACATCTCCGACCGGTCCCGGCCGCGGGAGGCCGGCCGCTGGTGGGTGCCGGGCCAGCGGGACGACGAACCGGCCCCGGCGGGCCCGGGACGGGGCGAGGCCGGCGAAGTAGCAGGCGCGGGCGGCTTCTGCTGCTCGGCCGGCCACGACGTGTCCCTGCACGGACCGCCGTATCCGGTGGGGAACCTGGTCTACCTGCCGTACGGCGGCGCGGGCCTGGTGGTCCTCGACATCGCGGACCCCGCGCGGCCCCGGCAGGTGGGACGCCTGTCGTTCAGCCCGCCGTTCCACAGCCGCTTCGGCGTCCACGGCGTCCTGCCGGTCCCGGGCCGGAAGATCGCCTTCGCCAACTCCGAGGACGTCTCGTACGGCACGGGCCCGGCGCACCATGCCTCGATAGTCGACATCTCCGACCCGCGGCAGCCCTTCCTGCTCTCCCTGCTCCCCGTGCCGACGCCCCCGCGCGGCGCCGGCTACCCCGACTTCTCCACCCGCGGCGGCTGGAGCGGCCCGCACAACATCAACCACCACCAGCACCACCCCGACGTCCAGCGCCACGACGGCCTGCTCCACGTCGCCCACTTCAACGCGGGTCTCCGCATCTACGACGTCTCCCACCCCCGTCTCCCCCGGGAAGCCGGCCACTTCATGCCCCCGGAACCGACCCGCCGCTACGGCCCGATGCCGGAAGGCGCACTCGCCCTGCAGACGGAGGACGTCGTGGTCGACCGCCGCGGCTACATCTACATCACCGACAAGAACCAGGGCCTGTGGATTCTCCGCTACACGGGACCCCGCCCCTGA
- a CDS encoding LysR family transcriptional regulator: MVDLRQMRYFIAVAEELHFGRAAARLHMAQPPLSRQIRLLEGAVGARLLDRSRRSVALTAAGRVFLAEARATVRQADRAVELTLRAARGETGQLAVAFIDAAIYSVIPPVVRRFSQVRPGVELSVTELRIPDQIREVAEGRLHAGFVHPPVPDPRLAVETVFTEELAVALPAGHPLAVRDRVDVAELAGTPLIQFPREINPPLFDDIVALCRAAGYTPPSLREASPKQTVIGLVAAGLGASLLPASLENLRRDGVVYRPLAGPGLTVDTSVIWRRTDRDPVLHAFLRVVREVCRAEDAGPADPVPVPDR; the protein is encoded by the coding sequence GTGGTCGACCTCAGACAGATGCGGTACTTCATCGCCGTCGCCGAGGAGTTGCACTTCGGCCGCGCCGCCGCCCGGCTGCACATGGCGCAGCCTCCGCTCAGCCGGCAGATCCGCCTGCTGGAGGGGGCCGTGGGCGCCCGGCTGCTGGACCGAAGCCGCCGCAGCGTCGCGCTGACCGCCGCCGGGCGGGTCTTCCTGGCCGAGGCGCGGGCGACCGTCCGGCAGGCGGACCGCGCGGTCGAGCTGACCCTGCGGGCCGCCCGCGGCGAGACGGGGCAACTGGCCGTGGCGTTCATCGACGCGGCCATCTACAGCGTCATCCCGCCCGTGGTGCGCCGGTTCTCGCAGGTCCGCCCCGGCGTCGAGCTGAGCGTGACGGAGCTGCGCATCCCCGACCAGATCCGCGAGGTGGCGGAGGGCCGGCTGCACGCGGGGTTCGTCCACCCGCCGGTGCCCGATCCGCGGCTGGCGGTGGAGACGGTGTTCACGGAGGAGCTGGCGGTGGCGCTGCCCGCCGGGCATCCGCTCGCCGTACGGGACCGGGTCGACGTCGCCGAGCTGGCGGGGACGCCGCTGATCCAGTTCCCGCGGGAGATCAACCCGCCGCTCTTCGACGACATCGTCGCCCTGTGCCGGGCCGCCGGTTACACCCCGCCCTCCCTGCGCGAAGCCTCGCCCAAGCAGACTGTCATCGGCCTCGTGGCCGCCGGGCTCGGGGCGTCCCTGCTGCCCGCCTCGCTGGAGAACCTCCGCCGCGACGGCGTCGTCTACCGGCCCCTCGCCGGGCCGGGCCTGACCGTCGACACCTCGGTGATCTGGCGGCGTACGGACCGCGATCCCGTGCTCCACGCCTTCCTGCGCGTCGTACGGGAGGTATGCCGCGCCGAGGACGCCGGGCCGGCTGATCCCGTCCCCGTACCGGACCGCTGA
- a CDS encoding SGNH/GDSL hydrolase family protein → MNVLPKLLKGALGAAAATGLVVAGTAAPAAADSAVTDAAAGEVYVALGDSMASGPLIPLPTGPLACGRSTENYAHELADRLDVAELRDVTCSGAKTDHMTQPQSLSLLDVDMGEAPPQFDALSADTTLVTLTIGGNDAGLVGVAQDCMQLNPLGDPCKDGFMEGGVDTVAQRIEAMGPKLGAVLDGIHARAPQARVLVTGYGDYIKPGGCWPYQPVLAPDADWLQGSVNHMNRVIADRAAAHGAEYVDVFTPSRGHDSCQSPEKKWVEGYVPTAPAAPLHPNARGEEAYAGIIHDRLTG, encoded by the coding sequence ATGAACGTGCTGCCGAAACTCCTCAAGGGCGCGCTGGGCGCCGCCGCGGCGACCGGCCTCGTCGTCGCCGGCACGGCCGCCCCGGCCGCCGCGGACTCCGCCGTAACGGATGCCGCCGCCGGCGAGGTCTACGTCGCCCTCGGCGACTCGATGGCCTCGGGCCCGCTCATCCCGCTCCCCACCGGACCGCTCGCCTGCGGACGCTCCACCGAGAACTACGCGCACGAACTCGCGGACCGGCTCGACGTCGCGGAACTGCGCGACGTCACGTGCAGCGGTGCCAAGACCGACCACATGACGCAGCCGCAGTCGCTCTCGCTGCTCGACGTGGACATGGGCGAGGCACCCCCGCAGTTCGACGCGCTGAGCGCGGACACCACCCTGGTCACGCTGACGATCGGCGGCAACGACGCCGGGCTCGTCGGCGTCGCGCAGGACTGCATGCAGCTCAACCCGCTCGGCGACCCGTGCAAGGACGGCTTCATGGAGGGCGGCGTCGACACCGTCGCCCAGCGCATCGAGGCCATGGGCCCCAAGCTCGGCGCCGTCCTCGACGGCATCCACGCCCGCGCCCCGCAGGCCCGTGTCCTGGTCACCGGGTACGGCGACTACATCAAGCCGGGCGGCTGCTGGCCGTACCAGCCGGTGCTCGCTCCCGACGCCGACTGGCTCCAGGGCAGCGTCAACCACATGAACCGCGTCATCGCCGACCGCGCGGCGGCCCACGGCGCCGAGTACGTCGACGTCTTCACCCCGAGCCGCGGCCACGACTCCTGCCAGTCGCCGGAGAAGAAGTGGGTCGAGGGCTACGTGCCCACCGCCCCGGCCGCACCGCTGCACCCCAACGCCCGGGGCGAGGAGGCGTACGCCGGCATCATCCACGACCGACTGACCGGCTGA
- a CDS encoding helix-turn-helix domain-containing protein, with product MTRDNTPLCIGGSPVDARLRARVPALTHRVVDRLLSELPVYAALPPEEVAGDIADIVQRSLRLFADVLQRRGPARDDELVRQRESAAQRAEEGVPLDAILSAYQIGTAMGWEEISAEARPADFADAQEVLRHLFVLQRQLVATVSAAYLEARQVLDVQEHAPRHALLAALLAGEPLEGIARRTGLRPAPRYVAMTLYVAPHPDEHSPGPRSRIAARRKIRRLQTALNGFAGEPALTALDAGGGTALLPVAEEPPWPALCGLIDRTETAVGAAVTAAAAGAAADGLPAAVAQTADIVELVRRTDRPPGLYRLADVLLDYQLSRPSEALTGLADLLQPLAGRPELLHTLETYLARDLDRRGTAAALHVHPNTVDYRIRRIALLTGLTPTTPADARRLSAALVARRTLRA from the coding sequence GTGACGCGTGACAACACACCGCTGTGTATCGGCGGCAGCCCGGTCGACGCGCGGCTGCGGGCCAGGGTGCCCGCGCTCACCCACCGCGTCGTCGACCGGCTGCTGAGCGAACTGCCCGTGTACGCCGCCCTGCCGCCCGAGGAGGTCGCGGGCGACATCGCCGACATCGTGCAGCGCAGCCTGCGCCTCTTCGCCGACGTGCTGCAGCGCCGCGGCCCGGCGCGCGACGACGAGCTGGTACGGCAGCGGGAGTCGGCCGCGCAGCGCGCCGAGGAGGGCGTGCCGCTGGACGCCATCCTCAGCGCGTACCAGATCGGCACGGCGATGGGCTGGGAGGAGATCTCGGCGGAGGCGCGGCCCGCGGACTTCGCCGACGCGCAGGAGGTGCTGCGGCATCTCTTCGTGCTGCAGCGGCAGTTGGTGGCAACGGTCAGCGCCGCGTATCTGGAGGCCCGGCAGGTGCTCGACGTCCAGGAGCACGCGCCGCGGCACGCGCTGCTGGCCGCGCTGCTCGCCGGGGAGCCGCTGGAGGGCATCGCCCGCCGCACAGGGCTGCGGCCGGCGCCGCGGTACGTCGCGATGACGCTGTACGTGGCCCCGCACCCCGACGAGCACTCCCCCGGACCGCGGTCCCGCATCGCCGCCCGGCGCAAGATCCGCCGGCTGCAGACGGCGCTCAACGGCTTCGCCGGCGAACCGGCGCTCACGGCGCTCGACGCGGGCGGCGGCACCGCGCTGCTGCCGGTGGCGGAGGAGCCGCCGTGGCCGGCGCTGTGCGGGCTGATCGACCGTACGGAGACGGCGGTCGGGGCGGCGGTGACGGCGGCGGCGGCCGGGGCGGCGGCGGACGGGCTGCCGGCGGCGGTGGCGCAGACGGCGGACATCGTGGAGCTGGTACGGCGTACGGACCGGCCGCCGGGCCTGTACCGGCTGGCCGACGTGCTCCTCGACTACCAGCTCAGCCGCCCGAGCGAGGCGCTGACCGGGCTCGCCGACCTGCTGCAACCGCTGGCCGGCCGCCCGGAGTTGCTGCACACCCTGGAGACGTACCTGGCACGCGACCTCGACCGCCGCGGCACGGCCGCCGCGCTGCACGTGCACCCCAACACGGTCGACTACCGCATCCGCCGCATCGCCCTCCTCACGGGCCTCACCCCGACGACCCCGGCGGACGCCCGCCGCCTGAGCGCGGCGCTGGTGGCCCGCCGCACGCTACGGGCCTGA
- a CDS encoding class I SAM-dependent methyltransferase encodes MAESARTLDWNGANGDHWVAYEEQYNAAMFRYSERLFAGADVQPDDRVLDVGCGCGQTTRVAAALAAEGSALGVDLSAAMLAQARARAAEEGVGNVRFEQADAQVHGFADGAYDVAISRHGVMFFADPVAAFANVRRALRPAGRLAFVCWRAPEESEYSAVPRAALGRYVTVPKSGGVNEPGPNSLADPDRVREVLGGAGFVDVRLEAENEPMDLGAGVGEALDFVLNRPHVRGVMADLDGGTKAKATEALREALTPYVTPEGVLLRAPAWLVTAHNAA; translated from the coding sequence GTGGCGGAGAGCGCGCGGACCCTCGACTGGAACGGGGCCAACGGCGACCACTGGGTCGCGTACGAGGAGCAGTACAACGCGGCGATGTTCCGCTACAGCGAGCGGCTGTTCGCGGGCGCGGACGTGCAGCCGGACGACCGCGTCCTCGACGTCGGCTGCGGCTGCGGCCAGACGACCCGGGTGGCCGCGGCGCTCGCCGCCGAGGGCTCGGCGCTCGGCGTCGACCTGTCCGCCGCGATGCTCGCGCAGGCGCGCGCGAGGGCGGCAGAGGAGGGCGTCGGGAACGTGCGCTTCGAGCAGGCCGACGCGCAGGTGCACGGCTTCGCCGACGGCGCGTACGACGTGGCGATCAGCCGGCACGGCGTGATGTTCTTCGCGGACCCGGTGGCGGCGTTCGCCAACGTACGGCGCGCGCTGCGGCCTGCGGGGCGGCTGGCGTTCGTGTGCTGGCGGGCGCCGGAGGAGAGCGAGTACTCGGCCGTGCCGCGCGCGGCCCTCGGCCGGTACGTCACGGTGCCGAAGTCCGGCGGCGTGAACGAGCCGGGCCCGAACTCGCTGGCCGACCCCGACCGGGTGCGGGAGGTGCTGGGCGGGGCGGGCTTCGTCGACGTACGACTGGAGGCGGAGAACGAGCCGATGGACCTGGGGGCGGGGGTCGGGGAGGCGCTGGACTTCGTCCTCAACCGGCCGCATGTGCGAGGGGTGATGGCGGACCTCGACGGGGGGACGAAGGCGAAGGCGACCGAGGCCCTGCGCGAGGCCCTGACTCCGTACGTGACCCCGGAGGGAGTCCTGCTCCGGGCCCCGGCCTGGCTGGTGACGGCGCACAACGCGGCATGA
- a CDS encoding ATP-binding protein, whose product MQAAVTVTPARIPELLLGLATVRPVFLWGAPGIGKSSLVRQFADSLGLDCVSLIGTQLAPEDLIGVPQIRDGRSVFCPPEAIARDEAYCLFLDELNAATPDVQKAFYSLILDRRIGTYELPEGSIVIGAGNRATDNALARPMASALVNRLAHVHLEASATDWLVWAGEHGIHPWVTDYLTDRPDHLWAKPPKTEEPFSTPRSWHMLSDALHSFGPALDDVTLKTVAHGTLTPAHAVSFCGYVKIVRHRYGVEAILKGDASWPRRTEDRDLLYYLAEAFRGRLVKELPASKEHASPAVRETAYRAKALLVQLAEISVEVAQTVIAEDADGQPVLPAWFLVEAARDMPRLVEARR is encoded by the coding sequence GTGCAGGCAGCCGTCACCGTCACGCCCGCCCGGATCCCCGAGCTGCTGCTCGGGCTCGCCACCGTGCGCCCGGTCTTCCTCTGGGGCGCCCCGGGCATCGGGAAGTCGTCGCTGGTACGGCAGTTCGCCGACTCCCTCGGCCTCGACTGCGTCAGCCTCATCGGCACCCAGCTCGCCCCGGAAGACCTCATCGGCGTCCCGCAGATCCGCGACGGGCGCAGCGTCTTCTGCCCGCCGGAGGCCATCGCCCGCGACGAGGCGTACTGCCTCTTCCTCGACGAGCTGAACGCCGCCACCCCCGACGTGCAGAAGGCGTTCTACTCCCTCATCCTCGACCGCCGCATCGGCACCTACGAGCTGCCCGAGGGCAGCATCGTCATCGGCGCCGGCAACCGCGCCACCGACAACGCGCTCGCCCGCCCCATGGCCTCCGCGCTCGTCAACCGCCTCGCCCACGTGCACCTGGAGGCGTCCGCGACCGACTGGCTCGTCTGGGCCGGCGAGCACGGCATCCACCCCTGGGTGACCGACTACCTCACCGACCGCCCCGACCACCTGTGGGCCAAGCCGCCGAAGACCGAGGAGCCGTTCTCCACCCCGCGTTCGTGGCACATGCTCTCCGACGCGCTGCACTCCTTCGGCCCCGCCCTCGACGACGTCACCCTCAAGACCGTCGCGCACGGCACGCTCACCCCCGCGCACGCCGTCTCCTTCTGCGGGTACGTCAAGATCGTCCGGCACCGGTACGGCGTCGAGGCCATCCTCAAGGGCGACGCCTCCTGGCCCCGCCGCACCGAGGACCGCGACCTGCTCTACTACCTCGCCGAGGCGTTCCGCGGCCGGCTCGTCAAGGAGCTGCCCGCGAGCAAGGAGCACGCCTCGCCGGCCGTGCGCGAGACCGCGTACCGCGCGAAGGCGCTCCTCGTCCAACTGGCCGAGATATCGGTGGAGGTGGCGCAGACCGTCATCGCCGAGGACGCGGACGGGCAGCCGGTGCTGCCCGCCTGGTTCCTGGTGGAGGCGGCCAGGGACATGCCGCGGCTCGTGGAAGCCCGCAGATGA
- a CDS encoding uracil-DNA glycosylase gives MTTTEPPLPAVTAPRTRTVAELDGRLCECRSCPRLVAWREEVAATKRKAYADWDYWGRPVPGFGPADAAMLIIGLAPAAHGGNRTGRMFTGDRSGDVLYAALHATGFASRPTATHRGDGLTLRGVRITAPVHCAPPENKPTPTERDTCRPWLVREIELLRPTLRSAVVLGSFGWQAALPVLAAAGWEVPRPRPVFGHGAHTTLRRPDGGAPLELYGCYHVSQQNTFTGRLTPAMLREVLAAAGAAAGL, from the coding sequence ATGACCACCACAGAACCCCCGCTCCCCGCCGTTACCGCCCCCCGCACCCGTACCGTCGCAGAACTGGACGGGCGGCTGTGCGAGTGCCGCTCCTGCCCGCGGCTCGTCGCCTGGCGGGAGGAGGTCGCGGCGACCAAGCGCAAGGCGTACGCCGACTGGGACTACTGGGGCCGCCCCGTGCCCGGCTTCGGCCCCGCGGACGCCGCGATGCTGATCATCGGGCTCGCGCCGGCCGCCCACGGCGGCAACCGCACCGGGCGGATGTTCACCGGCGACCGCTCCGGCGACGTCCTGTACGCCGCCCTGCACGCCACCGGCTTCGCCAGCCGGCCCACGGCCACCCACCGCGGTGACGGCCTGACCCTGCGCGGCGTCCGCATCACGGCCCCCGTCCACTGCGCCCCGCCCGAGAACAAGCCGACGCCCACCGAGCGCGACACCTGCCGCCCCTGGCTCGTCCGCGAGATCGAGCTGCTGCGGCCGACGCTGCGCTCGGCGGTGGTGCTCGGGTCGTTCGGCTGGCAGGCGGCGCTGCCGGTGCTGGCGGCGGCGGGCTGGGAAGTGCCGCGCCCGCGGCCGGTGTTCGGCCACGGCGCGCACACGACGCTGCGGCGGCCGGACGGGGGCGCACCGCTGGAGCTGTACGGGTGCTACCACGTCAGCCAGCAGAACACCTTCACCGGGCGGCTGACGCCGGCGATGCTGCGGGAGGTGCTGGCGGCCGCGGGGGCGGCGGCGGGGCTGTAG
- a CDS encoding MmcQ/YjbR family DNA-binding protein has protein sequence MTPDQLRAACLEPNGAVEEWPFDRHQAISVFKVGGKMFALSELDATPLSVSLKCEPDLAVQLRAAHPEIVGGYHLNKRHWNTVRLDGAVPEGLVLEMIEDSYDLVVAKLPRAHRLTLDWPGERHRPPPGA, from the coding sequence ATGACACCTGACCAGCTTCGTGCCGCCTGCCTGGAGCCGAACGGGGCCGTCGAGGAGTGGCCCTTCGACCGGCATCAGGCGATCTCCGTCTTCAAGGTCGGCGGCAAGATGTTCGCGCTCAGCGAGCTGGACGCCACGCCGCTGTCGGTGAGCCTGAAGTGCGAGCCGGACCTGGCGGTGCAACTCCGCGCCGCGCACCCCGAGATCGTCGGCGGGTACCACCTGAACAAGCGCCACTGGAACACCGTCCGCCTCGACGGCGCCGTGCCCGAGGGGCTGGTGCTGGAGATGATCGAGGACTCGTACGACCTGGTGGTGGCCAAGCTCCCCCGCGCCCACCGCCTCACCCTGGACTGGCCGGGCGAACGCCACCGCCCGCCGCCTGGCGCGTAG